A single Deltaproteobacteria bacterium DNA region contains:
- a CDS encoding aspartyl/glutamyl-tRNA amidotransferase subunit C — MAETTDFSVDESTVAKVADLANLQLSAAELIGFQTQLTRILRYAVDLRDLKAEQKTADQTERFAFESQELEREDQCLASLPPELALGNATKTEGTAFSVPRVID, encoded by the coding sequence TTGGCTGAGACCACAGATTTTAGTGTCGATGAAAGTACGGTTGCAAAAGTTGCAGATCTTGCAAATCTCCAACTTTCTGCAGCGGAGCTTATAGGCTTTCAGACTCAACTAACGCGCATACTAAGGTATGCCGTTGATCTTCGTGACCTTAAAGCCGAGCAAAAGACTGCAGATCAAACTGAGAGGTTTGCCTTTGAAAGCCAAGAACTCGAGCGCGAGGACCAATGCTTAGCATCTCTCCCGCCAGAGCTAGCATTGGGAAATGCTACAAAGACCGAAGGCACTGCTTTTTCAGTGCCCAGAGTGATTGACTAG
- the gatA gene encoding Asp-tRNA(Asn)/Glu-tRNA(Gln) amidotransferase subunit GatA translates to MVRSGDLAVSEVVAFYLNRTKQIADRINSHTYHQVKSVEIQTRELEKRLLAREHLPMAGVPILVKDNICTRDMPTTCASKMLENFRPPFDAHVVARLRHAGAIIFGKTNLDEFAMGSSSENSSFGPTLNPWDLTRVPGGSSGGSAAAVAADLAPVALGSDTGGSIRQPAAFCGIYGLKPTYGTVSRFGLVSYASSLDQIGPFARDICDLALVHDVISGHDPRDSTSRVLDSTNVCEELIRYEPNLNGTKIGLIKELFATGLDTSINAAIQEAADALRKLGAEIREVSIPSLKYSVSSYYLIATAEASANLARYDGIRYGHRTQEPVTSLKDLYKKSRQEGFGREVKQRIMLGTFALSSGYYDAYYGKATQARRLIAHEFNKALEEADFLLSPVAPTTAFRLGEKINDPLTMYLGDICTLGVNLAGLPALSVPCGWDKSNLPIGMQIIGRPLSEKNLLTTARAYERSVGLHLQRQPSL, encoded by the coding sequence ATGGTGAGGTCGGGTGACCTCGCGGTGAGTGAAGTTGTCGCTTTCTACTTGAATCGGACCAAGCAAATCGCCGACCGAATCAATTCTCATACCTATCATCAAGTGAAATCCGTCGAGATTCAAACGAGAGAACTTGAAAAGCGATTATTAGCCCGCGAGCACCTGCCTATGGCTGGTGTCCCGATCCTTGTTAAAGACAATATCTGTACTCGTGATATGCCTACGACCTGTGCATCAAAGATGCTGGAAAATTTTCGTCCACCGTTTGATGCTCACGTAGTAGCGAGGCTGCGTCATGCCGGTGCAATTATCTTTGGAAAAACCAATCTAGATGAGTTCGCTATGGGTAGTTCCAGCGAAAACTCAAGTTTTGGTCCCACTCTAAATCCCTGGGACTTAACTCGTGTCCCGGGAGGTTCTTCTGGTGGCTCGGCAGCCGCCGTAGCAGCGGACCTAGCTCCTGTGGCATTAGGTTCAGATACCGGTGGTTCGATCAGACAACCAGCAGCCTTTTGCGGGATCTACGGACTAAAACCAACTTACGGGACCGTCAGCAGGTTCGGGCTCGTCTCCTATGCTTCGTCACTAGATCAAATCGGACCTTTTGCGCGCGATATTTGCGATCTTGCGTTAGTCCACGATGTCATCAGTGGCCACGATCCACGAGACAGCACTAGTCGTGTCTTAGATTCAACAAATGTTTGTGAAGAACTTATTCGCTACGAACCAAACCTCAACGGTACAAAAATCGGGTTGATTAAAGAGCTTTTTGCAACAGGTCTAGATACGTCAATAAATGCGGCAATCCAGGAAGCCGCCGATGCACTGCGCAAGCTAGGGGCCGAAATACGTGAAGTTTCGATCCCTTCGTTAAAGTATAGCGTGTCTTCATATTATTTAATTGCGACTGCCGAGGCATCTGCAAATTTGGCGCGCTACGACGGGATTCGTTATGGGCATAGGACTCAGGAGCCAGTCACGAGCCTAAAAGATTTATACAAAAAATCGCGCCAAGAGGGCTTCGGTCGTGAGGTCAAACAGCGAATCATGCTTGGTACATTTGCACTATCCTCGGGATATTATGATGCCTACTATGGAAAAGCCACTCAGGCTCGTAGGTTAATTGCGCACGAGTTTAATAAAGCGCTCGAGGAAGCAGATTTTCTGCTGTCACCAGTTGCGCCTACCACGGCTTTTAGGCTTGGTGAAAAGATAAATGATCCTTTAACCATGTACTTGGGTGATATTTGTACTTTAGGAGTAAATCTAGCAGGCTTACCAGCACTATCGGTTCCTTGCGGTTGGGATAAAAGTAATCTCCCTATAGGAATGCAGATCATTGGACGACCTCTGTCCGAAAAAAATTTACTGACCACTGCTAGGGCCTACGAACGTAGTGTAGGTTTACACCTTCAACGGCAGCCGTCATTGTGA
- the gatB gene encoding Asp-tRNA(Asn)/Glu-tRNA(Gln) amidotransferase subunit GatB, with product MQFEPIIGLEVHCQLATNSKLFCACSTVFGADANHQVCEVCLGMPGTLPVLNKTAVHYAIKLAIAVGGRINEQSTFARKQYFYPDLPKGYQITQFEQPYCEGGVVQVDKETRVELIRIHIEEDAGKNVHARDSSHIDYNRAGMPLVEIVSKPTIRSAAEAAAYLRSLRSLVRHLGISDGNLEEGSFRCDANVSLKPVGSSVLGTRCEIKNLNSFRYVERAINFEIERQRELIINGMPVIQQTLLFDAELGRTIPMRSKEESHDYRYFPDPDLPFLRISKERIKTITAALPELPLAMASRIAEQYTLPDHDAHLLTQDKVVAHYFEQVVLACENSVSSKIVANWVIGEVIPLASEQNWNMSNPVIPYESLAGLLKLIGIGTVSSKIAKVVFEEMVKSGENPALIVDKLGLVQVSDEGAIAKIVDQVIEENPEQVTQYLSGKDKVLGFFVGQIMRASKGKMNPGLVNSILLKKLDQRREHN from the coding sequence GTGCAATTTGAGCCCATTATCGGTCTTGAAGTACATTGTCAATTAGCCACTAATTCCAAACTATTCTGTGCATGTTCCACCGTTTTCGGAGCGGATGCCAACCATCAAGTATGCGAAGTCTGTTTGGGAATGCCAGGGACGCTACCGGTACTCAATAAGACTGCCGTTCATTACGCCATAAAATTAGCTATTGCCGTTGGTGGTCGTATCAATGAGCAGAGTACCTTTGCTCGCAAGCAATATTTCTATCCAGATTTGCCTAAGGGTTATCAGATTACTCAGTTTGAGCAGCCATATTGTGAGGGCGGTGTAGTCCAGGTTGATAAGGAGACCAGGGTCGAGCTAATCAGAATTCATATTGAAGAAGATGCCGGGAAGAATGTTCACGCTCGCGATAGCAGTCACATTGACTATAACAGAGCGGGTATGCCTCTCGTTGAAATCGTAAGCAAGCCAACGATAAGGTCTGCTGCCGAAGCTGCAGCCTACCTAAGAAGCCTCAGGTCTCTAGTACGTCATCTAGGGATAAGTGACGGTAACTTAGAAGAAGGCTCTTTTCGCTGCGATGCTAACGTGTCGCTGAAGCCTGTTGGTAGTTCAGTGCTTGGCACGCGGTGCGAGATTAAGAACCTAAACTCGTTTAGGTATGTAGAGCGTGCGATAAATTTTGAAATTGAACGTCAACGAGAGTTGATCATCAACGGAATGCCAGTAATTCAGCAGACTTTGCTTTTTGACGCAGAATTGGGACGCACTATACCAATGCGCAGTAAAGAGGAAAGTCATGATTACCGGTATTTTCCCGATCCTGACCTCCCATTCCTACGGATTTCGAAAGAGCGAATTAAAACTATTACGGCCGCATTGCCGGAATTACCTTTGGCCATGGCATCGCGAATTGCGGAGCAATATACGCTTCCTGACCATGATGCTCACCTGTTGACCCAAGATAAAGTTGTTGCCCATTACTTTGAGCAAGTAGTGCTTGCTTGTGAGAACTCGGTTTCTAGCAAAATTGTGGCTAATTGGGTCATAGGTGAAGTCATTCCTTTGGCAAGTGAACAAAACTGGAACATGAGTAACCCAGTCATTCCTTACGAGTCGCTAGCCGGTCTCCTTAAGTTAATTGGTATCGGCACCGTATCAAGTAAAATAGCCAAAGTCGTTTTCGAAGAAATGGTCAAAAGTGGAGAAAATCCGGCACTAATAGTGGATAAATTAGGTTTAGTTCAGGTTAGTGACGAGGGAGCTATAGCAAAGATCGTGGATCAAGTTATTGAGGAAAATCCTGAGCAAGTGACGCAGTATCTTTCCGGTAAAGATAAGGTATTAGGATTCTTTGTTGGCCAGATTATGAGGGCAAGCAAGGGCAAGATGAATCCCGGGTTGGTTAACTCAATTCTCTTGAAAAAACTGGATCAGCGTCGTGAGCACAACTAA
- a CDS encoding serine hydrolase, whose product MSVVSTTKSRIAVIFADYLKRGLFTHGYCARGSLDTVTPCFEYEHLPEQRSIFDLASLTKALVTTPLVFQAANDLALPLSASIEEWMRGYEHKLNPRILDIRIDELLAHRSGLPAWRNFWICHLGIDSPSALRDDFNRRQLMVDGLNRAVTAKVASGVDVYSDVGFILLGYILEVLRAQDLSSIFGQFASKCSSDPDPELRFGVANSERHRAVPTSWCKLRDIDLVGQVHDENCAALGGIAGHAGLFGSGRDLVFYLHKLFASPIGQQILEENSRRRELPIKNPPNASLLGWRQGADPTSLPFGNGAAIGHMGFTGVAFWLWPETREYVMLLTNRVRSGRQNPGIASMRQEIFAELAAI is encoded by the coding sequence ATCAGCGTCGTGAGCACAACTAAATCCAGAATCGCTGTTATTTTCGCCGACTACCTCAAGCGAGGACTCTTTACGCATGGATACTGTGCTCGAGGGTCACTTGACACCGTTACGCCTTGTTTTGAATACGAGCATTTACCCGAGCAACGGTCGATTTTCGACCTTGCTAGTCTGACTAAAGCTTTAGTTACAACACCTTTGGTTTTCCAGGCAGCGAACGATCTTGCATTGCCACTTAGTGCGAGCATCGAGGAATGGATGCGGGGGTATGAGCATAAACTCAATCCACGCATACTTGATATTAGAATAGACGAATTACTAGCGCACAGATCAGGCTTGCCAGCTTGGCGCAATTTTTGGATTTGCCATCTTGGCATCGATAGTCCCTCTGCTTTGAGGGATGATTTCAATCGTCGTCAGTTGATGGTAGACGGTCTAAATCGAGCGGTAACAGCGAAGGTGGCCAGCGGTGTGGATGTATATAGCGACGTTGGATTTATACTGCTGGGATATATTCTGGAGGTGCTGAGAGCTCAAGATCTTTCCTCTATTTTCGGCCAATTCGCTTCGAAGTGTTCCAGTGATCCTGATCCCGAATTGAGGTTTGGTGTCGCTAATTCTGAACGTCACAGGGCCGTACCGACTTCATGGTGTAAGCTGAGGGATATTGATCTGGTAGGGCAAGTTCACGACGAGAATTGTGCCGCACTTGGCGGCATAGCAGGGCATGCCGGGTTGTTTGGGAGCGGTAGGGACTTGGTTTTCTACTTGCACAAGCTATTCGCAAGCCCAATAGGTCAACAGATCTTGGAAGAAAACTCACGACGTCGAGAATTGCCCATTAAAAATCCTCCAAATGCTAGTCTGCTAGGGTGGAGACAGGGAGCGGACCCAACCTCCCTACCCTTCGGCAATGGTGCTGCAATTGGGCACATGGGGTTCACCGGTGTAGCCTTTTGGTTGTGGCCCGAGACGCGCGAATATGTCATGTTGCTGACCAATCGTGTCAGGAGCGGGCGTCAAAACCCTGGAATTGCCTCTATGCGGCAGGAAATATTTGCAGAGCTCGCTGCCATTTGA
- a CDS encoding FAD-binding oxidoreductase — MSKRQVSVIGRGIIGLTVAQALLERGWQVTVIGPQIVLGAASRAAVGTSTLKGNVVAQNPFFGLKISGHQGLKPWLERLERISNHRISRNFGGAFEPFPSVSSYRQVRERVFHRQFTGCKNVAVVDGQALKQLFPHQSKLNSQAIGAFHYYQDLWFDPSDTLDALESYLRLSGVNFLEGLVHSVVPAIDNGLLICLFNGQRIQSEEAVLATGVFANEILERSGFQGMRQDLVEGETLTGSLEVDDFMTLKLGKINLVIDGTRFLYGSSSRSQSALSFCASNEQSIEILRQEVQNLITPSVMGSVWGIRGRFKSRTPGIGSVEFPAPMPRRLWVALGFYKNGLQLAHLFANNLASLMDFSTSVSTGFPQPMSALRVNFD; from the coding sequence ATGAGCAAGCGTCAAGTCAGTGTGATAGGCAGGGGCATTATAGGGCTGACAGTGGCTCAGGCCTTACTGGAGCGCGGATGGCAGGTAACTGTTATAGGTCCGCAGATAGTACTGGGCGCGGCGAGTCGCGCTGCAGTTGGTACCTCAACGCTCAAAGGCAATGTGGTTGCCCAGAACCCCTTCTTCGGTTTGAAAATATCAGGTCATCAAGGGTTGAAGCCTTGGTTGGAGCGCTTAGAGCGCATCTCTAACCATCGAATATCTAGAAATTTTGGCGGTGCATTTGAGCCTTTTCCAAGTGTGAGCTCTTACCGCCAGGTAAGAGAGCGAGTTTTCCACAGGCAATTCACAGGCTGCAAAAATGTTGCAGTGGTTGATGGCCAAGCCTTAAAGCAACTTTTTCCCCACCAATCAAAACTAAATAGTCAGGCAATCGGAGCGTTTCACTATTATCAGGACCTTTGGTTTGATCCCTCTGACACACTCGATGCTCTTGAGAGTTATTTGCGCCTCAGTGGCGTCAATTTTCTTGAGGGTTTAGTTCATTCCGTCGTACCGGCAATCGATAATGGTCTGCTAATTTGCCTATTTAATGGTCAAAGAATCCAATCGGAGGAAGCTGTCCTTGCTACGGGGGTTTTTGCTAATGAAATCCTGGAACGCTCTGGCTTTCAGGGGATGCGCCAAGACCTTGTCGAGGGGGAAACTCTGACTGGATCGCTCGAAGTAGACGATTTTATGACATTGAAGCTTGGTAAAATTAATCTCGTTATCGATGGTACCCGTTTCCTTTATGGATCCAGCTCTAGGTCTCAATCTGCTTTGTCTTTTTGTGCATCGAATGAGCAGTCCATAGAGATCTTGCGCCAAGAGGTTCAGAATTTGATCACGCCCTCGGTAATGGGCAGTGTTTGGGGTATTCGCGGCCGTTTTAAGTCAAGAACACCCGGTATTGGTTCCGTTGAATTTCCAGCCCCTATGCCGCGACGCCTTTGGGTGGCACTAGGTTTTTATAAGAACGGATTGCAGCTCGCCCACTTATTTGCCAATAATTTAGCCAGCTTGATGGATTTTTCCACATCCGTATCAACAGGTTTTCCACAGCCTATGTCAGCTTTGCGTGTTAATTTTGACTAG